In Hyphomicrobiales bacterium, a single window of DNA contains:
- a CDS encoding CoA-binding protein → MNHDSYSPDYIRTILQEVKTIALVGASANTVRPSYLVTKYLIDKGYTVHPVNPGLAGQELLGRQVYASLADIPGPIDMVDIFRNADAAAAIVDEALALPDKPKVIWMQLQVRNDAAAAKAEAAGLKVVMNRCPKMEYGKLSGEWGWVGGDPGFISSRRQQLHESGRMQSLGLGVKKT, encoded by the coding sequence ATGAACCACGACAGTTACAGCCCCGACTACATCCGAACCATCCTGCAGGAGGTCAAGACGATTGCCTTGGTCGGCGCATCCGCCAACACGGTGCGCCCCTCCTATCTTGTCACCAAGTATCTGATCGACAAAGGCTACACCGTCCATCCGGTGAACCCGGGCCTTGCCGGCCAGGAGTTGCTCGGCCGTCAGGTCTACGCAAGCCTTGCCGACATTCCCGGCCCCATCGACATGGTGGACATTTTCCGCAATGCCGATGCGGCAGCAGCCATTGTCGACGAGGCGCTGGCCTTGCCCGATAAGCCGAAAGTGATCTGGATGCAGTTGCAGGTGCGCAATGATGCCGCGGCCGCCAAGGCCGAGGCCGCCGGCCTGAAAGTCGTCATGAACCGCTGCCCCAAGATGGAATATGGCAAGCTCTCGGGCGAATGGGGTTGGGTCGGCGGCGATCCCGGCTTCATTTCGTCGCGCCGCCAGCAATTGCACGAGAGCGGACGCATGCAAAGCCTGGGACTCGGTGTAAAGAAGACGTAG
- a CDS encoding cytochrome b, with product MTTAPALASAKYTNVAIALHWIIALLVLFLLFPGEDYIKVHRGESLAGWQPTAHASLGILVLILSLVRIAWRISHPAPPLPSMPGWQVKATAALHGMLYLLTLLIPLFGWMALAPYGAERVNPEAISFFKLFPLDVWPNLGEWTGELHELTGTLAEILIALHVLAALKHQFIDKDGLMRRMMFR from the coding sequence ATGACGACAGCACCTGCCCTCGCTTCCGCCAAATACACCAACGTGGCCATTGCACTCCACTGGATCATCGCGCTGCTGGTCCTGTTTTTGCTCTTTCCCGGCGAGGATTACATCAAGGTGCATCGCGGCGAATCCCTCGCGGGTTGGCAGCCCACGGCCCACGCGTCGCTGGGTATTCTCGTTCTCATCCTGAGCCTCGTGCGCATCGCCTGGCGGATCAGCCACCCCGCACCGCCGCTGCCGTCCATGCCGGGTTGGCAGGTGAAGGCCACCGCGGCGCTGCACGGCATGCTCTATCTGCTCACACTTCTCATTCCGCTTTTCGGCTGGATGGCCCTCGCCCCCTATGGCGCCGAACGCGTGAACCCCGAGGCTATCTCATTCTTCAAACTCTTCCCGTTGGATGTCTGGCCAAACCTGGGGGAATGGACGGGCGAGTTGCATGAACTGACGGGCACTCTCGCCGAAATCCTCATTGCGCTTCATGTGCTGGCCGCCCTCAAGCACCAGTTCATCGACAAGGACGGCCTGATGCGGCGCATGATGTTCCGCTGA
- a CDS encoding O-acetylhomoserine aminocarboxypropyltransferase, with protein sequence MADKTPGFDTLAIHAGGAPDPATGARVTPIYQTTAYVFNDVQHAADLFALRAFGNIYTRIMNPTQAVLESKVAALEGGTAALAVASGHAAQLLAFHTIMQPGDEFVAARQLYGGSINQFNHSFKSFGWHVVWADGEDPASFEKSISPKTKAIFVESICNPGGRITDIAAIAKIAQKAGVPLIVDNTLATPYLCTPFAHGANIVIHSLTKFMGGHGNSMGGVVVDGGNFDWSKSGKYPLLSEPNDSYHGMKLHETFGNIAFAIACRVLGLRDLGPAIAPLNAFLILTGMETLSLRMQRHCDNALKVAEWLAKHPKVSWVNYAGLPSDKHHALQKKYAPRGAGAVFTFGLKGGYDAGIKLVSSVKMLSHLANLGDTRSLIIHPASTTHSQLSKDQLVKAGAGPDVVRLSIGIEDVADIIGDLDQAMA encoded by the coding sequence ATGGCCGACAAGACACCCGGATTTGACACGCTTGCCATTCACGCCGGCGGTGCCCCCGACCCCGCAACCGGCGCGCGGGTAACACCGATCTATCAGACCACGGCTTACGTCTTCAACGACGTGCAGCACGCGGCCGACCTCTTTGCCCTGCGCGCCTTCGGCAACATCTACACCCGCATCATGAACCCCACCCAGGCGGTTCTGGAATCCAAGGTGGCGGCGCTGGAGGGCGGCACGGCTGCCCTTGCCGTGGCATCCGGACATGCCGCGCAGTTGCTGGCCTTCCACACCATCATGCAGCCGGGCGATGAATTCGTGGCGGCGCGCCAGCTCTACGGCGGCTCCATCAACCAGTTCAACCATTCCTTCAAATCCTTCGGCTGGCATGTCGTCTGGGCTGACGGCGAAGACCCGGCAAGTTTTGAAAAGTCGATCTCTCCCAAGACCAAAGCGATCTTCGTGGAGTCGATCTGCAATCCCGGTGGCCGCATCACCGACATTGCCGCCATTGCAAAGATCGCCCAGAAGGCAGGCGTGCCTCTGATCGTGGACAATACGCTGGCCACGCCTTACCTGTGCACGCCGTTTGCGCACGGCGCCAACATCGTCATTCACTCCCTCACCAAGTTCATGGGCGGCCACGGCAATTCCATGGGTGGCGTCGTCGTTGATGGCGGCAATTTCGATTGGTCCAAGAGCGGCAAGTATCCGCTCCTCTCGGAACCGAACGACAGCTACCACGGCATGAAGCTGCACGAGACCTTCGGCAACATTGCCTTCGCAATCGCCTGTCGCGTCCTGGGCCTGCGCGACCTTGGTCCGGCCATTGCGCCGCTCAACGCGTTCCTCATCCTCACCGGCATGGAAACCCTGTCGCTTCGCATGCAGCGCCACTGCGACAATGCGCTGAAGGTGGCGGAATGGCTGGCCAAGCACCCCAAGGTGTCGTGGGTCAACTATGCCGGCCTGCCATCCGACAAGCATCACGCGCTGCAGAAGAAATACGCCCCGCGCGGTGCGGGCGCGGTCTTCACCTTCGGCCTCAAGGGTGGCTACGACGCCGGCATCAAGCTGGTGTCATCGGTGAAGATGTTGTCGCACCTCGCCAACCTCGGCGATACGCGCTCGCTGATCATCCACCCTGCCTCCACCACACATAGCCAGCTTTCCAAGGATCAGCTGGTGAAGGCGGGCGCAGGCCCGGATGTCGTCCGCCTCTCGATCGGCATCGAGGACGTGGCCGACATCATCGGTGATCTCGATCAGGCCATGGCATAG
- a CDS encoding COX15/CtaA family protein, with protein MIPAPTRMPPAVSIWLWAVAFLIFCMVIVGGATRLTDSGLSITEWKPILGAIPPLTEADWLQAFEKYKLIPEYQVQNRWMSVADFKFIYWWEWSHRFLGRMIGAVFLLPLLYFAAIRAIPRAIWPRLVLLFVLGGAQGALGWFMVASGLSERIDVSQYRLAAHLTFAVALFAGVVWTALGLNRTRQWAATADNLLAAGLIGLIFLQIAAGGFVAGLDAGFASNTWPMMNDEWIPAGMFVTEPQWKNLFENALTVQFNHRLIAYVILAYVLWMARRSPRTGWFVAAAVLIQMVLGIMTVVHGVPLSVALMHQGGALIVLALALWHLHMRLLRPAGLAAYAMA; from the coding sequence ATGATACCCGCTCCCACCCGTATGCCTCCCGCCGTGTCCATCTGGCTCTGGGCCGTCGCCTTCCTGATCTTCTGCATGGTGATTGTTGGCGGGGCGACGCGCCTCACCGACAGCGGTCTTTCGATCACGGAGTGGAAGCCCATCCTCGGCGCCATACCGCCGCTGACGGAGGCGGACTGGCTGCAGGCATTCGAAAAATACAAACTCATCCCCGAATACCAGGTGCAGAACCGCTGGATGTCGGTTGCAGATTTCAAGTTCATCTACTGGTGGGAGTGGAGCCACCGTTTCCTCGGCCGGATGATCGGCGCCGTGTTCCTGCTGCCGCTTCTCTATTTCGCGGCCATCAGGGCCATACCTCGCGCCATCTGGCCGCGGCTGGTGCTGCTGTTCGTGTTGGGGGGTGCGCAGGGTGCGCTCGGCTGGTTCATGGTGGCGTCCGGCTTGAGCGAACGGATTGATGTGAGCCAATACAGGTTGGCGGCGCACCTCACCTTTGCGGTGGCGTTGTTTGCGGGCGTGGTGTGGACGGCGCTGGGATTGAACCGTACGCGGCAATGGGCTGCGACGGCAGACAATCTTCTCGCCGCCGGTTTGATCGGCTTGATCTTCCTGCAGATCGCGGCGGGCGGGTTTGTTGCAGGGCTGGATGCGGGCTTTGCCTCCAACACCTGGCCCATGATGAATGACGAATGGATTCCTGCCGGAATGTTTGTCACGGAACCGCAGTGGAAGAACCTGTTCGAAAATGCGCTGACGGTGCAGTTCAACCACCGGCTCATCGCCTACGTGATCCTGGCTTACGTCCTGTGGATGGCGCGGCGTTCACCCCGCACCGGCTGGTTCGTGGCGGCGGCGGTGTTGATTCAGATGGTGCTCGGGATCATGACCGTTGTGCACGGCGTTCCGCTCAGCGTGGCGCTGATGCACCAGGGCGGGGCGTTGATCGTGCTCGCCCTCGCCCTGTGGCATCTTCACATGCGTCTGTTGCGGCCCGCGGGCCTTGCAGCCTATGCCATGGCCTGA
- a CDS encoding DUF2842 domain-containing protein, which produces MTLRTRKLIGTFATVFWIALYALVAMAIGGQYVVGHGMLAELSYYVIAGVAWVPVAMIIIKWMSRPDPV; this is translated from the coding sequence ATGACCCTCCGCACGCGCAAGCTCATAGGCACCTTTGCCACCGTCTTCTGGATTGCCCTCTATGCCCTCGTCGCCATGGCCATTGGCGGACAATATGTGGTGGGCCACGGCATGCTTGCGGAATTGTCGTACTATGTGATCGCGGGCGTGGCCTGGGTGCCTGTTGCCATGATCATCATCAAGTGGATGTCCAGGCCCGATCCCGTCTAG
- a CDS encoding polysaccharide export protein yields MRFLSLIVVAVMLQACANTWETDGPASPPGGTGITAEDQLAEGPDAVASITKLPDHNNVGALPPFATQGHAAAYEFGTGYRVGAGDRLSIRVAGETDLTGEYVVDPSGVLSLPYVQSVPVAGLTSGDIEQLIVRRLKAGYLRDPKVSVQPINLRPFYIMGEVTTAGSFPYQGGLTVQQAIATAGGYSPRADQGAVLMTRRTATGTKTYKVPVTTQVYPGDIVFIRERWF; encoded by the coding sequence ATGCGTTTTCTCTCCTTGATCGTTGTGGCCGTGATGCTTCAGGCGTGCGCCAATACGTGGGAAACTGATGGACCCGCCTCGCCTCCCGGCGGCACTGGCATCACCGCAGAAGACCAGCTTGCTGAAGGCCCGGACGCCGTCGCCTCGATCACCAAACTGCCCGATCACAACAACGTCGGCGCGCTGCCCCCCTTTGCAACACAGGGACACGCCGCGGCTTATGAATTCGGCACAGGCTACCGTGTCGGCGCAGGAGACCGCCTGAGCATCCGCGTCGCCGGAGAAACGGACCTTACCGGCGAATATGTCGTCGATCCGTCCGGCGTCCTTTCCCTGCCCTATGTGCAGTCCGTTCCCGTTGCAGGCCTCACCAGTGGCGACATCGAGCAGCTCATCGTCCGCCGCCTCAAGGCCGGCTACCTCCGTGATCCCAAGGTCTCGGTGCAGCCCATCAATCTCCGTCCCTTCTACATCATGGGGGAAGTCACCACGGCAGGTTCCTTCCCTTATCAAGGTGGGCTGACCGTGCAGCAGGCCATCGCCACCGCTGGCGGCTACAGTCCGCGCGCCGACCAGGGTGCCGTCCTCATGACGCGGCGCACCGCCACTGGCACCAAGACCTACAAGGTGCCCGTGACCACCCAGGTCTATCCCGGCGACATCGTTTTCATCCGCGAACGCTGGTTCTGA
- a CDS encoding glycosyltransferase family 4 protein, with amino-acid sequence MRILHVFRSPVGGLFRHVRDLAQGQSDLGHDVGLFCDSSTGGANAERQLADCRAFCTGGVATRAISRLPGPSDVAVMAAVRRHAAAGTFDIIHGHGAKGGLLARLVGRKLGIPSVYSPHGGSLHYAWRSPAGAIFLGTEKILARMGSGFVFVCDYEKQLFAAKVGLAGKPSVVAHNGLWPAEFQAVRPAAHATDLVFVGEVRHLKGIDMLLAAVREIGNITLTVVGDGPELENFTNLSKSMGLSERVAFAGRLPIRQALSLGRLMLVPSRNESFPYVVLETAAAAVPMIATNVGGIPEVLPGAMLCEPNAAAIADAIRKVLANPALARRKAEDLSQAMHQHYSVATMAGTITNFYGTLGR; translated from the coding sequence GTGCGCATTCTCCATGTCTTCCGCAGCCCCGTGGGTGGCCTGTTCCGTCACGTGCGCGACCTCGCACAGGGCCAGTCCGACCTCGGACATGACGTTGGCCTGTTCTGTGATTCCTCAACTGGCGGCGCAAATGCCGAACGCCAGCTTGCCGATTGCCGCGCCTTCTGCACCGGAGGCGTCGCCACACGGGCGATCTCTCGCCTGCCCGGCCCATCGGATGTGGCCGTCATGGCCGCCGTCCGGCGTCATGCAGCGGCGGGCACCTTCGACATCATCCACGGCCACGGCGCCAAGGGCGGCCTTCTCGCCCGGCTCGTGGGCCGCAAGCTGGGCATTCCCTCGGTCTATTCGCCCCATGGCGGAAGCCTGCACTATGCCTGGCGCAGCCCCGCCGGAGCAATCTTTCTCGGAACCGAGAAAATCCTCGCGCGGATGGGCAGCGGCTTTGTCTTCGTCTGCGACTATGAGAAGCAACTCTTTGCTGCGAAGGTTGGGCTCGCTGGCAAGCCCTCCGTGGTTGCGCACAACGGCCTGTGGCCTGCCGAGTTCCAGGCCGTCCGTCCCGCCGCCCATGCAACCGATCTCGTCTTCGTGGGCGAAGTCCGCCACCTCAAGGGCATCGACATGCTGCTCGCTGCCGTGCGCGAGATCGGCAACATCACCCTGACGGTTGTTGGCGATGGCCCGGAACTGGAAAACTTCACCAACCTTTCGAAATCCATGGGATTGTCGGAGCGCGTCGCTTTTGCGGGCCGCCTGCCCATTCGCCAGGCGCTGTCGCTGGGCCGTCTCATGCTGGTCCCATCCCGGAACGAGTCCTTCCCCTATGTCGTTCTGGAGACAGCGGCCGCCGCCGTGCCCATGATTGCCACAAATGTGGGTGGCATTCCGGAAGTGCTTCCCGGCGCCATGCTCTGCGAACCCAATGCCGCCGCCATCGCGGATGCCATTCGCAAGGTTCTCGCCAACCCGGCACTTGCCCGTCGGAAGGCGGAAGACCTTTCACAAGCCATGCACCAGCACTATTCGGTTGCCACCATGGCCGGCACCATCACGAATTTCTACGGAACCCTGGGCCGTTAA
- a CDS encoding undecaprenyl-phosphate glucose phosphotransferase, with protein sequence MKFDPRQILSASPVDLSKLKDHGFPPDVPVELVNAKPFVAPRVAIALIRLIEATAILAAAVAQLALYPGLELATPPLFYAAIVGAMTLGFPITSQIAGLYKLDVLLNPLRTSTRIALVWVCLFAAVALGVIAMKMGHNLSRAWFLAWGITGLGWVLIIRVAIAAVVRHLNAHGQLNRRAVIVGGGTDAEQAIAALQHSHDTGITLVGMFDDRNDDRSPMETRGLRKLGSIDDLVGFVRNTRVDTLIVTLPVTAESRLMTIVSRLWILPVDIHLSAHAQRLRYRPRAYSYIGNLALLDLFDKPLGDWGPLLKAVEDRVIAGLALLLLSPLMALVALAVRLDSKGPVLFKQKRYGFNNELIEVYKFRSMYTDQADVDARKFVTKDDPRVTRVGRFIRKTTMDELPQLFNVLNGSLSLVGPRPHATRASAAGTLYENAVQGYFARHKVKPGMTGWAQVNGWRGETDTEEKILARVEHDLHYIENWSLTFDLYILARTPLALFNTKNAY encoded by the coding sequence ATGAAATTCGATCCCCGCCAAATCTTGTCGGCAAGTCCCGTTGATCTCTCCAAGCTGAAGGATCACGGCTTCCCTCCGGATGTTCCCGTGGAACTGGTGAACGCCAAGCCCTTCGTGGCGCCGCGCGTGGCGATCGCCCTCATTCGCCTGATCGAGGCAACGGCCATTCTCGCGGCCGCCGTGGCACAATTGGCGCTTTACCCGGGGCTGGAACTCGCCACGCCACCACTGTTCTATGCCGCCATCGTTGGCGCCATGACGTTGGGGTTTCCCATCACGTCGCAGATTGCGGGGCTCTACAAACTCGATGTCCTGCTCAATCCGTTGCGGACCTCCACCCGCATTGCCCTCGTCTGGGTCTGCCTCTTCGCCGCCGTGGCGCTGGGGGTGATTGCCATGAAGATGGGCCACAACCTGTCTCGCGCATGGTTTCTCGCCTGGGGCATCACCGGTCTGGGCTGGGTACTTATCATCCGTGTGGCCATTGCCGCCGTCGTCCGCCATCTCAACGCCCACGGCCAGCTCAACCGCCGCGCCGTCATTGTCGGCGGCGGCACGGATGCCGAGCAGGCAATTGCCGCCCTCCAGCATTCCCATGACACCGGCATCACGCTCGTCGGCATGTTCGACGACCGCAACGACGACCGCAGCCCCATGGAAACCCGCGGCCTCCGCAAGCTGGGCAGCATTGATGATCTCGTCGGCTTTGTACGCAACACCCGCGTCGATACGCTCATCGTCACGCTGCCCGTCACCGCCGAGTCGCGTCTCATGACCATCGTCTCGCGCCTGTGGATTCTCCCCGTGGACATTCACCTAAGCGCCCACGCCCAGCGCCTGCGCTACCGTCCCCGCGCCTATTCCTACATCGGCAACCTCGCCCTGCTGGACCTCTTCGACAAGCCTCTGGGCGATTGGGGGCCGTTGCTGAAGGCCGTGGAAGACCGTGTGATCGCGGGCCTCGCCCTGCTCCTGTTGTCGCCGCTCATGGCACTGGTGGCACTCGCCGTCCGCCTCGACAGCAAGGGACCGGTTCTGTTCAAGCAGAAGCGTTACGGCTTCAACAATGAACTGATCGAAGTCTACAAGTTCCGCTCCATGTACACCGACCAGGCGGATGTGGACGCCCGCAAGTTCGTCACCAAGGATGATCCGCGCGTCACCCGCGTCGGCCGCTTCATCCGCAAGACGACGATGGATGAATTGCCGCAACTCTTCAACGTGCTGAACGGCAGCCTCTCGCTCGTCGGCCCCCGCCCCCACGCCACCCGCGCCAGCGCAGCGGGAACCCTCTATGAAAACGCCGTGCAGGGCTACTTCGCCCGCCACAAGGTGAAGCCCGGCATGACCGGCTGGGCCCAGGTCAACGGCTGGCGCGGCGAAACCGACACGGAGGAGAAGATTTTGGCCCGCGTCGAGCACGACCTCCACTACATCGAAAACTGGTCGTTAACCTTCGATCTTTACATCTTGGCAAGAACTCCGCTGGCTTTGTTCAACACCAAGAACGCATATTGA
- a CDS encoding lipopolysaccharide biosynthesis protein, giving the protein MTPLPADHAQGPSLASRLFSSGAIALFIKVASAGTSYLMLVAFANMLHATEYGYFGYSLNLAVLLSALFGLGLPTHVMRFWPLHMERHESAKARGLVRFSLRTLLAAALLVTALGAALSLLGVMTSTLGFAEAWLLTALLAATFSFGDYFSGALRAQGNTIWALAPRDIGWRILAPLLAFAVLKTSGVADARTAVYACLAIMLVVCGAQLYKHISLSRQLTGTGTAETDWKTWARPLLPLWFSGVLYALIQQFDVIVVGSTLGAEQAGAYFAAQKTASLLGLAMIAGGMVAAPMMAASFHAGRMAELQRICRLLALAIAVTTLAGLGFLALFGNMLLAIFDPAYVEAYGVLIILGLGFTVDAIAGPSAYLMQMTKLEWTYLRVMAVVYALVIALQLVFVPRYGMIAAAAASALGIAIWNLLAIHLLRREIGIDPSVFSLLRRSPLSDH; this is encoded by the coding sequence ATGACGCCGCTTCCCGCCGATCACGCACAAGGCCCCAGCCTCGCATCGCGCCTCTTCAGCAGCGGCGCGATTGCCCTGTTCATCAAGGTCGCCAGCGCCGGCACGAGTTATCTCATGCTGGTCGCCTTCGCCAACATGCTGCATGCCACGGAATACGGCTACTTCGGCTACAGCCTCAATCTCGCCGTGCTGCTTTCGGCGCTGTTCGGCCTTGGCCTTCCCACCCATGTCATGCGCTTCTGGCCTCTGCACATGGAGCGGCACGAGAGCGCCAAGGCGCGCGGCCTGGTGCGCTTCAGCCTGCGTACGCTCCTGGCCGCTGCGCTGCTGGTCACGGCGCTCGGCGCAGCTCTGAGCCTGCTCGGCGTGATGACCTCTACCCTGGGCTTCGCGGAAGCCTGGCTTCTCACCGCACTCCTCGCCGCGACCTTCTCCTTCGGTGATTATTTCTCGGGCGCGCTTCGCGCCCAGGGCAACACCATCTGGGCACTCGCGCCCCGCGACATCGGCTGGCGCATCCTCGCGCCACTCCTCGCCTTTGCGGTGTTGAAGACTTCTGGCGTCGCCGATGCCCGCACCGCGGTTTATGCCTGTCTGGCCATCATGCTGGTCGTCTGCGGAGCGCAACTCTACAAGCACATCAGCCTCAGCCGGCAATTGACCGGAACCGGCACGGCTGAGACTGACTGGAAGACATGGGCCCGCCCGCTGCTGCCTCTCTGGTTTTCCGGCGTCCTCTACGCCCTCATCCAGCAGTTCGACGTGATCGTTGTCGGCAGCACGCTGGGGGCCGAACAGGCCGGCGCCTATTTCGCGGCCCAGAAGACCGCCAGCCTCCTCGGCCTCGCCATGATCGCGGGCGGCATGGTGGCCGCACCCATGATGGCCGCCAGTTTCCATGCCGGGCGCATGGCGGAACTGCAACGCATCTGCCGCCTCCTTGCGTTGGCCATCGCCGTGACAACGCTGGCCGGACTGGGCTTCCTCGCCCTCTTCGGCAACATGCTGCTGGCGATCTTCGATCCGGCCTACGTCGAAGCCTACGGTGTCCTGATCATCCTCGGCCTCGGCTTCACCGTGGATGCCATCGCCGGTCCCTCAGCCTATCTGATGCAGATGACGAAACTCGAATGGACCTATCTCCGCGTCATGGCGGTGGTCTATGCCCTCGTCATTGCCCTGCAACTCGTTTTCGTGCCGCGCTACGGCATGATCGCGGCGGCAGCGGCCAGCGCCCTTGGCATCGCCATCTGGAATCTCCTCGCCATCCATCTCCTGCGCCGGGAAATCGGAATCGACCCTTCGGTCTTTTCGCTCCTCCGCCGCAGCCCCCTTTCGGATCACTGA
- a CDS encoding glycosyltransferase: MTMTAPDIAVLMPVYNPAAELVMTLDSIRRQTVPCRLYLVDDGSKTKPDYHALLKGIDYRLIELPQNAGITGALNAGLAEILKGDYAFVARVDNGDINMDDRFAIQKAYLQSHPDIAVISSHVRYEYEVTGLKIDVLNPETPEGCARRLRYNAPLTHASIMFRMDFLRAFKAYSTAYPAAEDYAMEFWANANGYRMGNVPQLLYRTIEMTESISGGSRKRQLNSRLRLQWDYADWTSIHTWLGLARTVALMVMPIGALRRIKSALRGVMGK; encoded by the coding sequence ATGACCATGACCGCTCCTGATATCGCCGTGCTCATGCCGGTGTACAATCCCGCAGCAGAACTCGTGATGACCCTCGACAGCATCCGCCGCCAGACCGTGCCGTGCCGTCTCTATCTCGTCGACGATGGCAGCAAGACGAAACCCGACTACCACGCCCTCCTGAAGGGCATCGACTATCGCCTCATCGAACTGCCCCAGAATGCCGGCATCACGGGCGCGCTGAACGCGGGCCTCGCAGAGATCCTGAAGGGTGACTACGCCTTTGTCGCCCGTGTCGATAACGGCGACATCAACATGGACGACCGCTTCGCCATCCAGAAGGCCTACCTGCAATCACATCCGGACATCGCCGTCATCAGCAGCCATGTGCGCTACGAATACGAAGTGACTGGCCTGAAGATCGACGTGCTCAATCCTGAAACGCCGGAAGGCTGCGCCCGGCGCCTGCGTTACAACGCGCCGCTCACTCACGCCTCCATCATGTTCCGCATGGATTTCCTGCGCGCATTCAAGGCCTATTCCACGGCCTATCCGGCAGCCGAAGACTACGCCATGGAGTTCTGGGCCAATGCCAACGGTTATCGCATGGGCAACGTGCCGCAACTTCTCTACCGCACCATCGAGATGACGGAATCCATTTCCGGCGGTTCGCGCAAGCGTCAGTTGAACAGCCGCCTGCGCCTGCAATGGGACTATGCCGACTGGACCAGCATCCACACCTGGCTTGGCCTCGCGCGCACCGTGGCACTGATGGTGATGCCCATCGGCGCCCTGCGGCGGATCAAGTCCGCGTTGCGCGGCGTCATGGGAAAATAA
- a CDS encoding MerR family transcriptional regulator yields the protein MEKSPDAFRTISEVADELNVPQHVLRFWETRFTQIKPMKRAGGRRYYRPADVDLVRGIRVLLYGEGYTIRGVQKIFKDDGAAVIVAIGRGEAKARKPELLAEKAPPPGMAKAAPRIVKGTAPAPGRAPMARPIGEAPKIVHKLTGGQTDTLKAALRDLTDARKLLDPTTR from the coding sequence GTGGAAAAATCACCTGACGCATTCCGCACCATCAGCGAGGTGGCGGATGAATTGAACGTCCCGCAACATGTGCTGCGCTTCTGGGAAACACGATTCACGCAGATCAAGCCGATGAAGCGCGCCGGCGGGCGCCGTTATTACCGTCCGGCTGACGTCGACCTCGTACGCGGCATCCGCGTGCTGCTGTACGGTGAAGGCTACACCATTCGCGGCGTGCAGAAGATTTTCAAGGACGATGGCGCGGCGGTGATCGTGGCCATTGGACGGGGCGAAGCGAAGGCGCGGAAGCCCGAACTGCTGGCGGAGAAGGCTCCGCCGCCGGGCATGGCGAAGGCGGCTCCCCGCATCGTCAAGGGAACGGCACCGGCTCCGGGGCGGGCTCCGATGGCGCGTCCCATCGGCGAGGCACCGAAGATCGTGCACAAGCTCACGGGCGGGCAGACCGATACGCTGAAGGCCGCGCTGCGCGACCTCACCGACGCGCGCAAACTGCTGGATCCGACCACGCGCTGA
- a CDS encoding integration host factor subunit alpha, translating into MGNKTLTRADLAETVHRDIGLSRAESAEMVNDVLEFVSQALVNGTSVKLSSFGTFLVRSKRERMGRNPKTGEEVPITPRRVLVFRPSQVMKNIINGHEPGTDDTDS; encoded by the coding sequence ATGGGCAACAAGACTCTGACGCGGGCCGATCTGGCGGAAACCGTTCACCGGGACATCGGCCTGTCACGCGCCGAATCTGCCGAGATGGTCAACGACGTGCTCGAATTCGTCTCGCAGGCGTTGGTCAACGGCACCTCCGTGAAGCTCTCATCTTTCGGTACCTTCCTCGTGCGTTCGAAGCGCGAGCGCATGGGCCGCAATCCCAAGACGGGCGAGGAAGTGCCGATCACACCGCGGCGTGTGCTGGTGTTTCGCCCCAGCCAGGTGATGAAGAACATCATCAACGGGCACGAACCCGGCACTGACGACACCGACAGCTGA